Genomic window (Paenibacillus sp. 37):
CAGGTAGACGATGAATGGAATCTGCATATTCGTTCTTTGCTTCGTCAGCAGGCAGCTGCTCCCGAAGAGATCCTGGATTTATTTGACGATGTACTGAGCCCGGAATGGGTGATTAACCAGCGATTGTGTGATGAGCTGTTCTTTGCATTGCTAATCGAACGTGACAAGCTTCCTATGGAGCGCATTGCCGACAAGATTCGGGTGTTAGAGACGCTTGGATGGGAGAGTTCGATTCAGGGGAGGAAGCTCTATCTGGTGCCTTCGGCCGTGAACAAACGAGCTGCAGTGGAGCACATTAGGCAACGCATTGGCGATGTGCCTGTGATTGCTTCGGGTGATTCCTTGCTGGATCGCTGTTTGCTGGACTTTGCGCACCACGCCATTGCTCCGTCTCACGGAGAGTTACATGTGGAGAGACAGCGTGTACCTGAGCAGGTACCGTATCAATTTACGAAACAATTCGGTGTTTTTGCAGCAGATGAGATTCTCGATTACGTTCACCGTATTCATAACGATCAACAGACCCAAATAGACCATGCCGACATAAGGGAGACCGTATAAATGAAAAAAATGAAGATTTACTTCAACCGTTGGTTCTCTGTAACGTATCATTATATGAATGCGATTCGGGACAATGAGGACGGCATGGAATTTGAGATCTACGGTACTCATCCTGATCCGGGACACATGGCATTACAGGGCTGTGATGTTGCAGAAGTTGAACCGCGTGTAACGGGCCGGGAATATGTTGATTTTTGCCTCGACTTTTGCCGCCGTCATCAGATTGATGTATTTATTCCACGCTGGAACATGCTGGACATCAGCAGACATATCTCCCTGTTCGAAGAGATCGGTACACGGGTTATCGTATGCTCGGACACGGAATTGCTGGAACAATTGATGGAGAAAGACCGATTTTATGAATCGGTGCGTGAGAAAGGCATTATGGAGATTCCGGATTATTTTACGGTTAGCAATGCTTCACAATTCCAGCAAGCCTATGAGGCGCTGCGTGCACGTGGACATGATGTATGCTTCAAACCATGTAATGGTGAGGGCGGCATGGGCTTCCGGGTGATCAACAACGAGCGTGATCCATTGCAGGAGTTGTTCGGGTATGCGCTGAACTCGATTTCATATGAAGATGCCCTGCGTGCATTCTCTTCTGCTCCGTCCTTTCCCAATGTCATGGTGATGGAGGTACTGGAAGGATATGAATACAGCATTGATTGTCTTTCGGATCGCAATGGGAAACTATTAACGGCTATTCCGCGTAGAAAAGAAAGAGGACGTTTGCGCTTGCTCGAAGAAAACGAGGAACTGCTGGCGATTGCCCGTAATGTGGCAGAGGTATATCGGATTCCTTATAATTTTAATATACAGATGAAATATCGCAAGGATACACCGAAGCTGCTGGAGATCAATCCGCGTATGTCGGGTGGGTTGCACATGTCTTGTCTGTCCGGCGTGAACTTCCCTTATCTGGCGGTCAAGTCTGCACTTGGCCATGATATTGGACCACTTCATCCGAAGTTTGGCATACTGGGAAGCCATATCGAACAGCCATTTATAATCGACGTTCAGAAGGTAAGCGGAGTACACCACGTCTAGCTGAGAATTTTCCTCAACATTGACACCTTCTGGATGGTTTTTTTACAATACGGATGAGAGGTTATTCAAAAAGTCCACTTTTGATTACGAATAATGCCTTACGGCATCATCAGCATCGAATATGAAATTCAGCCGAAATGTCCGTTGCTCACGTAGTTTTCCTACGCTCCGCTACTCCATTTCTATCTTCATTCCATCTTCTCGGTACTGAAAACAAGACTTTTTGAATATGCACTTTATGTGTTGTTAAGGCAGGAGGACAAGTAATGTTACGGAAAACGAAGATAGGTATTGGCGCATTGGTCGGTTATGGTCTCGCGGCCATCTCGAGTCCCTTTCTACCGGATGTCATCACGTGGGCAATTCCGGCACTGGCAACTGTGGTCGGGGGACTGATTCCTTCACGTTCCACGCCGCGTACACAGGTCCAGGGTTCGTCATCAGCCCCTGTACCCATTACAGATATCGGAAATGAACCATCCCGCTTGAATGGTGGACAAGCGCCGAGCGCAGTGCCAACAGGGGCAAGAGAAGCTTCTCCGGCACAGCCTCATTCGAGCTCCACTCCCGCACAACATGCGGGCTCAGAACAAGCGAAGCCTTCCCGCACCGAACCAGATCCTGTATTTGATCCGGTGATTGAATACCTGGAGGTTCTGGAGGACATGATCATCTCCGAAGGTCAGAAGAACGAGCTGGATAATGAGATCGTGGAGAAATCACTGGCGTTGTTTGCTCGTTTGCAGCGTGTGATCCCTTCTCTTCAGGAGCTGAACAACGGGGATATCAACCATACGGTGCGCAGACTGATTTTGAAAGACCTGAACGGGTTTATTAATCCATTTCTACGTTTAAGTGGAGAAGCCAAACGTAATAATCGGCGTATGCTACTGAATGGTCTTCGAGACGTGGATTCCAAGATATCGGATATTGTATCAACGATTGAACATAAAGACTTAATGGAGCTCCAGAACAAAGCGGAACTAATACATCAACGGTATAACAGCTCTGAATTATAGGAGGGATTGGCATGGCAACGGAATGGGCTCAGTTGAAGCAGGAAGATGAGCAACGGATTAACCAGGAAGCAACGCAGCTTATTCAGAAAGTGTCCCAAAGTGACCCGGCTCATCTGGATACCTTAATGGATGATATCGGCAAGTTGGGTGTGAAAACACAAGAGAGAGCAGGACAGACTCTCAAGCTGCTTGATCGTCCAGTCAATGAACTGATGTCCGGGAATCGGGCAGAGGTATCAAACATGATCCTGAAGCTCCGTGATGAATGTGAGAGTCTGCAGCAGAGTAAAAATGTTAGTTTTGTTGGGAAGTTGTTACGTAAAAGCCCGCTGAAAAACTACGTATATCGTTATCAATCCGTTCGCACGAACATTGATGCCATCATTAACGGGTTGCGGGATGGCAAGGACAACCTGGAAGAAAGCATCGTGAACATGCGTCAATTGAAACGTTCTTCGATTCAGGAGATCTACAATCTGCAGACCAAAATCTCTTTTGGTAATCAATTGAAAGCATTGTTTGAAACTGAGATCGCAAAGCCCGAGAACGAGAATCGTAAAGCACATCTGGAGCGTGGGTTGCGCAAAGTGGTAACACGTACCCAATCCATGACAGAGATGATTATGCTGTACAATCAGGCGATCGCAGCTACCGACATCATTAATGATAACAATGACAAGTTGATTGATTCAGTGAATAATGCCATTGATAAAACAGCGAATCTGATCACCGTTTCGGCCATGATTGCTATGGCACTCAATGATCAGGAGAAGGTCATTTCTGCTGTGGAAGCTACGAATAAGACGATTGAAGATCAATTCAAGGAGAACGCCAGATTGTTGAAGACAACAACAGAGAAAACTAATGAACTGTTGTCCAAACCGGCGATGTCCCTTGAAGCCGTCAATCAGGCGATGGGTGATCTGATGTCTGCGCTGGATTTGTCCGAGCAGTCTAATCGCCGGATCATCGAGAGTTGTAATGACTATACCAACAAGATGACAACCCTTAACGCTAAAATGAGCGATCGACTGGGTCTGGAAGGGCCGAAAGCTGCTGCCATTCCGGAGAAAAATAAACCGGATTCCAGTGCATTAGGATCTTTCCTGGATTAGGGTAATAGGGCGAGACTCGCTGCATAAGCCAGGAGATTGCTAGATGTATATCTTTCTACGAGGGGCGCCGAGTGCGTCTCTTTGTTTCATTTGATAGAATAAAGCTAAAATCTGGGGTTATACGAAGGAGCTTGCTGAACATGCTGGACTTTTCATTCGAGATTATTGATGAGACCAAGATTAATATTCAATACAAATATGGCAGTGAGTTCTTTAACTTTAACCTGTATTATGCAAACGGGGAGTGGACACTGCATCCATTTGACGGCATACTGATCCAAAACCGTGAAATGTGCAGTCTGATTGTATCTGAGCTGCTCCGTAACAAAGATTTTCATGTCATGCTGGCCAAAGAGAAAATCATTTTATCCCAACTACGTACGAGTGTTAATCTCCAGTCCAATGAGCCGGATGAATGGGTTGCAGATCGGAGAAACTCAGATTATTCCAGACATGATGATGAGTTGATGGATTACATAGGGAACCACAGTTTCGAAGACATATTACAGCTTGAGCGAGAACAGATTGAGGCCAGAGTGCAATTCTTCCAACAGATCATTCAGAGAATGTTTATGGAGGGGCTTGGACCGGAAGATGCTGATTTTATCAAAGTTCAGGCCGTGATTCGGATATATAAAGAGACATACGATCGCCTGGGAGAGTTGAATGATGACTACCGGGGTGATCGTGGACGCAGAAGATGGTAGTGAACATCTCGCTTGGTATGTAAACAGATAACTATATTTCTGCAAAGTTAGGCAGATGACCTGAGTGCAGATATGCATTTCTTTTTGATCTGAAATATGTCTGTGAGCGGGCGAGCTGTAAGCACTTAACTAGCGTGGGGAAGGGAGACCTTCCTTTTTTTACTGCCAAAATGAAGAGAAGTTTATTGTATTGGGAAAAGTAGGGTAATAAGAATAGAAGCGGCATTGTAAAATACGCTATAATAACCATATGTGTACATAGAAATGATTACATATTGGACGCTGTGGAGAAAACAACATGTCTAATGGAGGCTCTGAGCTGGAACGTGTTATCGGTTTAGGGTGCTCCGAGCCGGAGGAATGCTTATGATCAAGCTGTTGTACCACCTGAAGAAGTACCGAGTTGCCGCAATTGCAGCCCTGGTCATGATGTTAATTGAGCTTGCGGTGGAGCTGGCTCAGCCTTATCTGATCTCCAAGATCATCGATAATGGGATTCAGCAGGGAGACTTATCTGTCGTCTGGTTGTGGGGCGGTGTGCTAGTTGCTAGTGCTGTTGTGGCTTTTGCGGCCGGAATTGCCAGTTCGTTCTTTGCATCCCATGCAAGTCTGGGGTTCGGATACGATCTGCGGGAGAAGTTGTATGAGAAAGTGCAAACGTTCTCTTATGCCGTCTTTAACCGGTTCGCAACGTCGTCCCTGATTACCCGATTAACGGGGGACGTGACCCAGGTTCAGGACACCGTCTTTATGAGTCTGCGCTTCATGACACGTGTGCCCCTGGTGGTGATTGGTAGCATGATTATGGCAGTGATCGTGAACCCGAGGTTGGGTCTGCTGCTGGTTGTCATGGTGCCTGTACTGCTCATTGTTGTGGTGTGGATGATCAAAAAGGCAGCGCTACTGTTCCGCAATGTGCAGCGTAGACTGGATGCCGTCAATGGAGTCATCCAGGAGAATCTGACAGGCATCCGGCTGATCCGTGTTTTTGTACGGATGGGCCATGAGATTGAACGCTTTGCCGGATTCAGCGGCAAGCTGATGAAAGGCACAATCTCCGCGTTGCGTCTGACGGAGACCACGATGCCGTTCATGTTGCTGATGATGAACGTATGTATCATCGCCGTGTTATGGTTTGGACGAGTTGACATCGCCTCGGGTAATGCAACCGTGGGTGAAGTGGTCGCCGTCATTAACTATCTGCTTCGCACAATTGGTGCCATGTCTGCATTGTCATGGATTCTGGTAACCTTCTCGAGAGCAAGCGCTTCGGCGCAACGGCTGAATGAAGTGTTTAATACGGAGGACACGTCGGAGACTGAACAGACGAAGTCGTTATCAACGTCTGCACCATCTGCTGGATCTATGAAATCTTCGCATTTTCCGCAATCTGTATACCCAGCGAAGAAACAGCGCGCTGTGCAGGGAGCGGTTGAATTCCGCAGTGTGGGCTTCAGTTATCCGAATAGTGAAATTACAGTGCTGGATAACATCACATTCTCGGCAAAAGCGGGGGAACGCATTGCCATTATGGGAGCAACTGGCTCAGGCAAATCCTCGCTCGTACAGCTCATTCCGCGGTTATACACAGAGGATCAAGGAAAGGTGCAGATTGATGGTGCCGATGCATCAGAGCTGGATCTGTCCATGTTGCGTGGTGCGATTGGTTATGTGCCGCAGGAGGTTGTCCTGTTTACCGGTTCCATACGGGAGAATATTGCCTGGGGTCAGGAAGATGCTACCTTGGATGAGATCGTGGAAGCGGCTAAGCGCGCGCAGATCCATGAAACAATTGAGAATTTACCAAACGGTTATGATACATTGCTGGGTCAACGGGGAGTGAATCTCTCCGGTGGACAGAAGCAGCGACTTTCCATTGCACGAGCACTGGTACGTAGACCAAGAATTCTGATTCTGGACGATAGCACAAGTGCGCTGGATGTGGCTACAGAAGGCAGACTGCTCGATGCGCTGGAGGAATTGTCGTGTACCACGTTTATCATCACCCAGAAGATCAGTTCAACCACTTCGGCGGACCTGATTCTACTGCTTGATGATGGACAACTCATTGGGCAAGGAAAACATGAAGACCTGATGGAATCGTCAGAGCTGTATCGTCGAATCCATGAATCACAATACGGGGAGGGTGCGCAGCATGTTCAAAGCATTCATTGAGCCTTTCCGTCAGCCGCCACCGCCGATTGATCCGGAGACGTTACGATCAGGCGGTGGTCGCAAACCCAAGGCACGGGCGAAGAACTGGTCAGGTACGCTAGGTCGTATCTGGACCTATCTGGCACGTCGCAAGGTTAAGCTGTCCATGGTACTGTTGATGGTGTTTGCCAGTTCCGCACTCGCTTTGCTAGGCCCCTACATGGTAGGAGTGGCCGTGGATGATTTCATCGCGGGTGAAGCCGGCGCAAGCTGGACTCGGTTTCTGATTGGATTAACCGCAGTCTATGTCTTGTTCTCTCTTACATCCTGGTTACAAAATATATGGATGATCGAAATTGCACAGGAAACCGTGTTCCGCATGCGGTATGATCTGTTCTCCCATCTGCACAAGCTGCCGATTCCATTCTTCGGTAAACGCCAGCAGGGTGAGATTATGAGCCGGGTGACCAATGATATCGAGAATGTCAGCGGTACGTTGAACAGCTCAGCGATCCAGATTTTCTCAAGTGTATTAACGCTGCTCGGAACGTTTGGGGTTATGCTCTGGCTCAGCCCACTACTGACCCTGCTTACCTTTATCGTTGTGCCTCTGATGGCCATCGGCATGCGTTGGATAACGCGCAGAACGGGACCGCTCTTCAAGGAGCGGCAGCGCAATCTCGGTGAACTTAACGGTTATATCGAAGAGACATTATCCGGCCAGCGGATCATTAAGGCATTCTCCCAAGAGGAGCGTGTGATTCGCGGTTTTGAGGAGCGGAATACCCGCATCCGGATTTCCGGTTTCTGGGCACAGACCATCTCTGGTTTTATCCCGAAACTGATGAATGGATTGAACAACCTGAGCTTTGCGATTGTGGCGGGCATCGGTGGTATTCTGGCGATTCAAGGTTCGGTTACAGTCGGGGTGATTATTATCTTTGTGGAATATGCCCGTCAATTCACCCGTCCGCTGAATGATCTGGCGAACCAGTGGAATACGTTATTATCCGCAATTGCGGGGGCTGAGCGTGTATTCGAGGTGCTGGACGAAGATGAGGAAGCGAAGGATGAAGGGGCAGCGGTATCTCTGGACAAGGTAGAGGGAGCCGTTCGTTTCGACAAAGTATCCTTTGGATACGATGAAGGACGTAACATTTTGCATGACATCAGCTTTGAAGCCAAACCGGGTGAGATGATTGCCCTTGTAGGTCCGACCGGAGCGGGGAAAACAACATTGATTCAGCTGTTATCCCGTTTCTATGATCCGACAGGTGGCACATTAACGGTAGATGGTCGCGATATGACCACCATTCGGCGTGAGAATCTGCGGTCACATATGGCATTTGTACTACAAGATTCATTTCTGTTTCAGGGTACGATTCGAGAAAATATTCGGTTTGGCCGTCTCGATGCGACGGATGAAGAGGTGGAAGCAGCCTCCCGGCTGGCGAAT
Coding sequences:
- a CDS encoding ABC transporter ATP-binding protein, which translates into the protein MIKLLYHLKKYRVAAIAALVMMLIELAVELAQPYLISKIIDNGIQQGDLSVVWLWGGVLVASAVVAFAAGIASSFFASHASLGFGYDLREKLYEKVQTFSYAVFNRFATSSLITRLTGDVTQVQDTVFMSLRFMTRVPLVVIGSMIMAVIVNPRLGLLLVVMVPVLLIVVVWMIKKAALLFRNVQRRLDAVNGVIQENLTGIRLIRVFVRMGHEIERFAGFSGKLMKGTISALRLTETTMPFMLLMMNVCIIAVLWFGRVDIASGNATVGEVVAVINYLLRTIGAMSALSWILVTFSRASASAQRLNEVFNTEDTSETEQTKSLSTSAPSAGSMKSSHFPQSVYPAKKQRAVQGAVEFRSVGFSYPNSEITVLDNITFSAKAGERIAIMGATGSGKSSLVQLIPRLYTEDQGKVQIDGADASELDLSMLRGAIGYVPQEVVLFTGSIRENIAWGQEDATLDEIVEAAKRAQIHETIENLPNGYDTLLGQRGVNLSGGQKQRLSIARALVRRPRILILDDSTSALDVATEGRLLDALEELSCTTFIITQKISSTTSADLILLLDDGQLIGQGKHEDLMESSELYRRIHESQYGEGAQHVQSIH
- a CDS encoding hydrolase translates to MIYASDLDQTLVYSRRALRIPEDTPGLVPAEWINGKLSAFMSAYALERLQSLPQDIVFMPVTTRTVEQYRRIHIFQNECIPKYAVTSNGGNIIVDGQVDDEWNLHIRSLLRQQAAAPEEILDLFDDVLSPEWVINQRLCDELFFALLIERDKLPMERIADKIRVLETLGWESSIQGRKLYLVPSAVNKRAAVEHIRQRIGDVPVIASGDSLLDRCLLDFAHHAIAPSHGELHVERQRVPEQVPYQFTKQFGVFAADEILDYVHRIHNDQQTQIDHADIRETV
- a CDS encoding toxic anion resistance protein, whose protein sequence is MATEWAQLKQEDEQRINQEATQLIQKVSQSDPAHLDTLMDDIGKLGVKTQERAGQTLKLLDRPVNELMSGNRAEVSNMILKLRDECESLQQSKNVSFVGKLLRKSPLKNYVYRYQSVRTNIDAIINGLRDGKDNLEESIVNMRQLKRSSIQEIYNLQTKISFGNQLKALFETEIAKPENENRKAHLERGLRKVVTRTQSMTEMIMLYNQAIAATDIINDNNDKLIDSVNNAIDKTANLITVSAMIAMALNDQEKVISAVEATNKTIEDQFKENARLLKTTTEKTNELLSKPAMSLEAVNQAMGDLMSALDLSEQSNRRIIESCNDYTNKMTTLNAKMSDRLGLEGPKAAAIPEKNKPDSSALGSFLD
- a CDS encoding ABC transporter ATP-binding protein, with the translated sequence MFKAFIEPFRQPPPPIDPETLRSGGGRKPKARAKNWSGTLGRIWTYLARRKVKLSMVLLMVFASSALALLGPYMVGVAVDDFIAGEAGASWTRFLIGLTAVYVLFSLTSWLQNIWMIEIAQETVFRMRYDLFSHLHKLPIPFFGKRQQGEIMSRVTNDIENVSGTLNSSAIQIFSSVLTLLGTFGVMLWLSPLLTLLTFIVVPLMAIGMRWITRRTGPLFKERQRNLGELNGYIEETLSGQRIIKAFSQEERVIRGFEERNTRIRISGFWAQTISGFIPKLMNGLNNLSFAIVAGIGGILAIQGSVTVGVIIIFVEYARQFTRPLNDLANQWNTLLSAIAGAERVFEVLDEDEEAKDEGAAVSLDKVEGAVRFDKVSFGYDEGRNILHDISFEAKPGEMIALVGPTGAGKTTLIQLLSRFYDPTGGTLTVDGRDMTTIRRENLRSHMAFVLQDSFLFQGTIRENIRFGRLDATDEEVEAASRLANAHSFIVRMKDGYDKVLQADGSGISQGQKQLLAIARAILADPSILVLDEATSSIDTVTEIKIQEGLQRLMQGRTSFVIAHRLNTIRQADRILVLKDGHLLEQGSHDDLLEQGGFYSELYYSQLRKKAQ
- a CDS encoding ATP-grasp domain-containing protein; protein product: MKKMKIYFNRWFSVTYHYMNAIRDNEDGMEFEIYGTHPDPGHMALQGCDVAEVEPRVTGREYVDFCLDFCRRHQIDVFIPRWNMLDISRHISLFEEIGTRVIVCSDTELLEQLMEKDRFYESVREKGIMEIPDYFTVSNASQFQQAYEALRARGHDVCFKPCNGEGGMGFRVINNERDPLQELFGYALNSISYEDALRAFSSAPSFPNVMVMEVLEGYEYSIDCLSDRNGKLLTAIPRRKERGRLRLLEENEELLAIARNVAEVYRIPYNFNIQMKYRKDTPKLLEINPRMSGGLHMSCLSGVNFPYLAVKSALGHDIGPLHPKFGILGSHIEQPFIIDVQKVSGVHHV